A window of Aliarcobacter trophiarum LMG 25534 contains these coding sequences:
- a CDS encoding ABC transporter permease has product MFRFSLFLLLFVALSMFIAPIFYTVSPYELNPQKILLSPSFEHIMGTDRLGRDIFARVLQGGQTSLIIGFLASSFSSFLGLIIGITAGYFKGNIDKTITILIDLFLTFPTFFLLLALVSYIEANSFVLIIVISITSWMGMSRMIRSESFALANRPFIKILKLSNVSKTKIILKYFAPLLAPIFLISFSFGVAGAILAESGLSFLGLGVNPPQMSWGSLLSDGKAVIDIAWHLSFFPGLMIFIITFCLIQISDYLQNIANKKELIKN; this is encoded by the coding sequence ATGTTTAGATTTTCTTTATTTTTGCTTTTATTTGTAGCTTTATCAATGTTTATAGCTCCAATTTTTTATACAGTATCTCCATATGAATTAAATCCACAAAAAATCCTTTTGTCTCCATCTTTTGAGCATATTATGGGAACAGATAGATTAGGTCGTGATATTTTTGCTAGAGTTTTACAAGGTGGGCAAACTTCTCTTATTATAGGTTTTCTAGCATCCTCTTTTTCATCTTTTTTAGGTTTAATTATTGGAATAACTGCTGGTTATTTCAAAGGAAATATTGATAAAACTATCACTATTTTAATTGATTTATTTTTGACTTTTCCAACTTTTTTCTTACTTTTAGCTTTGGTTTCGTATATTGAAGCAAACTCTTTTGTTTTGATAATTGTAATATCAATTACTTCTTGGATGGGAATGTCAAGGATGATAAGAAGTGAAAGTTTTGCTCTTGCAAATAGACCATTTATAAAAATATTAAAACTAAGTAATGTTAGCAAAACAAAAATTATTTTAAAATATTTTGCTCCACTTTTAGCCCCTATTTTCTTAATCTCTTTCTCTTTTGGTGTTGCTGGTGCAATTTTAGCAGAATCTGGGTTATCTTTTTTAGGTCTTGGAGTAAATCCACCACAAATGAGCTGGGGAAGTCTGTTAAGTGATGGAAAAGCTGTAATAGATATTGCTTGGCATTTAAGTTTTTTTCCAGGTCTTATGATATTTATAATAACTTTTTGTTTGATACAAATAAGTGATTATCTACAAAATATAGCAAATAAAAAAGAGTTGATTAAAAATTAA
- the rny gene encoding ribonuclease Y has product MEILLISVAFGAFSSLVTVFISKKINKAKFEVFIEQAKAKARVIEHEAEVALKDAQLKAKFECDREFKSARKEYENMLFKIEKKEKELNEHLESELKLIKTQKEEISENNRKIAILKDGIEEQKRTYEQKTLEAIKILENASGLTKSEAKELMLEKVKEDSRAEIASIFRKKYKLAEQNSKQEVNNILSQAVTRYAGEFAAERLINNIPLNDEETKGKIIGKEGRNIKALEMLLGVDIIIDDTPNTITVSSFNLYRRAVATRTIQELLEDGRIQPARIEEIYNKVKAEFDKNIQKEGEDVIMELGIKSMHIELIKLVGRLRYRASYGQNALAHTLEVSHLSGLIAAQMGGDAILARRAGLLHDIGKALTHEAPGSHVDLGAEICQRFGECETVINAIYAHHGHEEPINVESAAVCAADALSAARPGARREVLESFLKRVEEIENITTSKIGVTNAYAINAGREVRVIVNAKLVNDDEAVLLATQIAKEIEEKVQYPGEIKINVIREIRAESYAR; this is encoded by the coding sequence ATGGAGATTTTATTAATATCTGTTGCATTTGGAGCTTTTAGTTCCCTTGTTACAGTTTTTATTTCAAAGAAGATAAATAAAGCTAAGTTTGAAGTTTTCATAGAACAAGCAAAAGCAAAAGCAAGAGTTATAGAACACGAAGCAGAAGTTGCACTAAAAGATGCTCAACTAAAAGCAAAATTTGAGTGTGACAGAGAGTTCAAAAGTGCTAGAAAAGAGTATGAAAATATGCTTTTTAAGATTGAAAAGAAAGAAAAAGAGCTAAATGAGCATCTTGAAAGTGAATTAAAACTTATAAAAACTCAAAAAGAGGAGATTAGTGAAAACAATAGAAAAATTGCAATCTTAAAAGATGGTATTGAAGAGCAAAAAAGAACTTATGAACAAAAAACTCTTGAAGCAATCAAAATATTGGAAAATGCTAGTGGACTTACGAAAAGTGAAGCAAAAGAGCTTATGCTTGAAAAGGTAAAAGAGGATTCAAGAGCAGAAATTGCTTCAATCTTTAGAAAAAAATATAAATTAGCAGAGCAAAACTCAAAACAAGAGGTAAATAATATCTTATCTCAAGCAGTTACAAGGTATGCAGGAGAGTTTGCAGCAGAAAGACTTATAAATAATATTCCTTTAAATGATGAAGAGACTAAAGGGAAAATTATTGGAAAAGAGGGAAGAAATATAAAGGCTCTTGAGATGCTTCTAGGAGTTGATATAATAATAGATGACACTCCAAATACTATAACTGTTTCATCTTTTAATCTATATAGAAGAGCAGTTGCTACAAGAACTATCCAAGAACTACTAGAAGATGGCAGAATTCAACCAGCTAGAATTGAAGAGATTTACAACAAAGTAAAAGCTGAATTTGATAAAAATATACAAAAAGAAGGTGAAGATGTTATTATGGAGCTTGGAATCAAGTCAATGCATATTGAACTTATCAAGCTAGTTGGAAGATTAAGATATAGAGCCTCTTATGGTCAAAATGCATTAGCCCACACTTTAGAAGTTTCTCATTTATCTGGACTTATTGCTGCTCAAATGGGGGGAGATGCTATATTAGCTAGAAGAGCTGGTTTACTACATGATATTGGAAAAGCTTTAACACATGAAGCTCCTGGAAGCCATGTTGATTTAGGAGCAGAAATTTGTCAAAGATTTGGAGAGTGTGAAACTGTAATAAATGCAATTTATGCTCATCATGGACATGAAGAGCCAATAAATGTTGAAAGTGCTGCTGTTTGTGCTGCAGATGCATTAAGTGCTGCAAGACCAGGAGCAAGAAGGGAAGTTCTTGAAAGTTTTCTTAAAAGAGTTGAAGAGATTGAAAATATAACTACAAGTAAAATTGGAGTAACTAATGCTTATGCTATAAATGCTGGAAGAGAAGTACGAGTAATTGTAAATGCAAAACTTGTAAATGATGATGAAGCAGTGCTTTTAGCTACTCAAATAGCAAAAGAGATAGAAGAGAAAGTTCAATATCCTGGTGAGATAAAAATAAACGTGATAAGAGAGATACGTGCTGAAAGCTATGCTAGATAA
- the rsmD gene encoding 16S rRNA (guanine(966)-N(2))-methyltransferase RsmD, whose product MNGVKPTTKIIAGLYKGKVLNLPSLDVTRSSKAVLKESVFNVLQFDIIDKIFIEAFAGSGSIGLEAISRGAKRAYFIELDKNSYSILLKNCKNINIEKCQTIQGNAFVQTPVILEFLKNSKEEIILYVDPPFDFRDGMEDIYLKSFRMIENIEVDNIFKIIVEHESKLEVPKVLGKFSLEKTRKFGKSSLSYFSYTI is encoded by the coding sequence ATGAACGGAGTAAAACCAACAACAAAAATAATAGCAGGTTTATATAAGGGTAAAGTTTTAAACTTACCATCTTTAGATGTTACAAGAAGTTCAAAGGCTGTTTTAAAAGAGTCTGTTTTTAATGTTTTGCAGTTTGATATTATTGATAAAATATTTATTGAAGCTTTTGCAGGAAGTGGTTCTATTGGTCTTGAAGCTATTAGTAGAGGTGCAAAAAGAGCATATTTTATAGAACTTGATAAAAACTCTTATTCAATTTTACTAAAAAACTGTAAAAATATAAATATTGAGAAATGTCAAACTATTCAAGGAAATGCCTTTGTTCAAACACCTGTAATTTTAGAATTCCTAAAAAATTCTAAAGAGGAGATTATTTTATATGTAGATCCTCCTTTTGATTTTAGAGATGGTATGGAAGATATTTATCTAAAGTCATTTAGAATGATTGAAAATATTGAAGTTGACAATATTTTTAAAATAATAGTAGAACATGAGTCAAAATTAGAAGTTCCAAAAGTTTTAGGAAAATTCTCTTTAGAAAAAACTAGAAAGTTTGGTAAAAGTTCACTATCTTACTTTAGTTATACAATTTGA